In one Streptomyces sp. T12 genomic region, the following are encoded:
- a CDS encoding tetratricopeptide repeat protein, translated as MSFVKPELVRSLIACLCSVVGRTMNGSRCSAEIKDAEVAYQTAWVHDVLGLEAEAVPFYVGSLGKSGLSQEDRRGALLGLGSTYRTLGRHTQAVDTLRQGAAEFPDDGALQTFLAMALFNTNQHHEAMQILLKLLATTSEDPYVRQYRRAIETYAQDLNDTV; from the coding sequence ATGTCCTTCGTCAAACCTGAGCTGGTCCGTTCGCTGATCGCCTGCCTCTGTTCGGTGGTCGGCCGGACAATGAACGGCTCACGTTGTTCCGCTGAGATCAAGGACGCCGAGGTGGCTTACCAGACTGCCTGGGTCCATGACGTGCTCGGCCTGGAGGCGGAGGCTGTCCCCTTCTATGTAGGCAGTCTCGGTAAATCAGGGCTGTCGCAAGAGGACCGCCGCGGAGCTCTCCTCGGCCTCGGCAGCACCTACCGGACACTCGGCCGGCACACCCAGGCGGTCGACACCCTCCGCCAAGGCGCGGCCGAGTTTCCCGATGACGGTGCCCTGCAGACCTTCCTCGCCATGGCCCTGTTCAACACCAACCAGCACCACGAAGCCATGCAAATCCTGCTCAAGCTACTCGCCACCACCAGCGAGGACCCTTACGTGCGCCAGTACCGGCGGGCCATCGAGACATACGCCCAAGACCTCAACGACACCGTCTGA
- a CDS encoding NUDIX domain-containing protein: protein MTAGIDTPDRRGRTGLDQAGRDLTGNPRVKVRDVQLLSSHWYVERTTTFDFQQADGTWSTQQRETHDRGNGATMLLYDAERETVLLTRQFRFPVYVNGHPDGMLVETPGGLLDDEDEHPEIAVRREVVEETGHTIGEVRHVFDVYMSPGSVTERVSFYAAAYGPSTRTHEGGGLDEEGEDIEIVELPFRRALAMIRTGEIADAKTIMLLQWAALEGPFAG from the coding sequence ATGACCGCCGGCATCGACACCCCCGACCGCCGTGGCCGCACCGGACTCGACCAGGCCGGCCGGGACCTGACCGGCAACCCCCGGGTCAAGGTGCGGGACGTGCAGCTCCTGTCCAGCCACTGGTACGTCGAGCGCACGACGACCTTCGACTTCCAGCAAGCCGACGGAACCTGGAGCACCCAGCAGCGCGAGACGCACGACCGCGGCAACGGGGCGACCATGCTGCTGTACGACGCCGAACGCGAAACCGTCCTGCTCACCCGCCAGTTCCGCTTCCCGGTGTACGTCAACGGCCACCCCGACGGGATGCTCGTCGAGACGCCGGGCGGGCTGCTCGACGACGAGGACGAGCACCCGGAGATCGCGGTGCGGCGTGAGGTGGTGGAGGAGACCGGGCACACCATCGGCGAGGTCCGGCACGTCTTCGACGTCTATATGAGCCCGGGCTCGGTCACCGAACGCGTCAGCTTCTACGCCGCCGCCTACGGCCCCTCGACCCGCACCCACGAGGGCGGCGGCCTGGACGAGGAGGGCGAGGACATCGAGATCGTCGAACTGCCCTTCCGCCGGGCCCTGGCGATGATCCGCACCGGGGAGATCGCCGACGCCAAGACGATCATGCTGCTGCAATGGGCGGCGCTGGAGGGCCCGTTCGCCGGCTGA
- a CDS encoding TetR/AcrR family transcriptional regulator produces MAARKQDESKGVEPSVWERMERPASAPRASLSLERIAAAAVEIADEEGAAAVTMRRLATKLGVAPMAAYRHVAGKDDLWALMIDRVSRQLAVPDDAAGWREVLRSFALQTRELMLAHPWMGSIPLISLTPSRMAVAERQLAALAACDLDADSMMAAFRTVNSYVHGSTQAEIVLREYQERHGWAGGDETRQALAPQMNYLMSTGRYPTYERYAVGAARKDDHTWAFEFGLDCVLEGIAERLGI; encoded by the coding sequence ATGGCGGCGCGGAAGCAGGACGAGAGCAAGGGTGTGGAGCCCTCTGTCTGGGAGCGCATGGAGCGGCCCGCCTCCGCACCCCGAGCCTCACTGAGCCTGGAGCGGATCGCCGCCGCCGCAGTCGAGATCGCCGACGAGGAAGGCGCCGCCGCCGTCACCATGCGCCGTCTCGCCACGAAGCTCGGCGTCGCCCCCATGGCGGCCTACCGGCATGTGGCAGGCAAGGACGACCTCTGGGCGCTCATGATCGACCGGGTCTCCCGGCAGCTGGCCGTGCCGGACGACGCGGCAGGCTGGCGGGAGGTGCTGCGCTCCTTCGCCCTGCAGACGCGGGAGTTGATGCTGGCGCACCCATGGATGGGATCCATTCCGCTGATCTCGCTCACGCCGTCGCGGATGGCCGTGGCCGAACGGCAGTTGGCGGCGCTCGCCGCGTGCGACCTGGATGCCGACTCGATGATGGCTGCCTTTAGGACCGTCAACTCCTACGTGCACGGCTCGACCCAGGCCGAGATCGTCCTGCGCGAGTACCAGGAGCGGCACGGCTGGGCCGGCGGTGACGAGACCCGACAGGCGCTCGCCCCGCAGATGAACTACCTGATGAGCACGGGCCGTTACCCGACCTACGAGCGTTACGCCGTGGGGGCGGCGCGCAAGGACGACCACACCTGGGCGTTCGAGTTCGGCCTCGACTGCGTGCTCGAAGGCATCGCGGAGCGCCTCGGCATCTGA
- a CDS encoding hydrogenase expression protein HypE encodes MTTHSGTTEVSGEPSRGEDRQGFDEIHILWISEGMSCDGDTVSLTAADQPSIEDLVLGLIPGLPKVNLVNKVLSPSLGGEDFLAPYRAAARGDLAPFILVIEGSVPNQNVIEGDGYWTSFGNDPETGEPQTLNHWIDELAPKAWAVVAAGTCATFGGIHAMAGNPTGCMGLADYLGWDFRSQGGLPVVNVPGCPIQPENFMETLIWVLYHAAGSAPPPPLDHMLRPQWLFGKTVHEGCDRGSYYEQASFAGDYNSPKCLVKTGCWGPVVNCNVPKRGWMAGIGGCPNVGGICIGCTMPGFPDAFMPFMDEPPGGTLSSIAIKPYGAVIRRLRGFTNELVNHEPRWRHNKRKLTSGYDPHWRP; translated from the coding sequence ATGACAACCCACAGCGGCACCACCGAGGTCAGCGGCGAACCCAGCCGCGGCGAGGACCGGCAGGGCTTCGACGAGATCCACATCCTCTGGATCTCCGAGGGCATGAGCTGCGACGGCGACACCGTCTCCCTGACGGCCGCCGACCAGCCCTCCATTGAGGATCTGGTGCTCGGTCTGATCCCGGGCCTGCCGAAGGTGAACCTGGTCAACAAGGTGCTCTCCCCGAGCCTGGGCGGCGAGGACTTCCTCGCTCCCTACCGGGCGGCGGCCCGCGGTGACCTGGCCCCGTTCATCCTCGTCATCGAGGGTTCGGTCCCCAACCAGAACGTCATCGAGGGCGACGGCTACTGGACGTCCTTCGGCAACGACCCGGAGACCGGTGAGCCGCAGACCCTGAACCACTGGATCGACGAACTGGCCCCCAAGGCCTGGGCGGTGGTGGCCGCCGGCACCTGCGCCACCTTCGGCGGCATCCACGCGATGGCCGGCAACCCGACCGGATGCATGGGCCTCGCCGACTATCTGGGCTGGGACTTCAGGTCACAGGGCGGGCTGCCCGTGGTGAACGTGCCGGGCTGCCCGATCCAGCCCGAGAACTTCATGGAGACCCTGATCTGGGTCCTCTACCACGCGGCCGGCTCCGCTCCCCCGCCGCCGCTGGACCACATGCTGCGCCCGCAGTGGCTGTTCGGGAAGACGGTCCACGAGGGCTGCGACCGTGGCTCGTACTACGAGCAGGCCAGCTTCGCCGGTGACTACAACTCCCCCAAGTGCCTGGTCAAGACGGGCTGTTGGGGTCCGGTGGTCAACTGCAACGTGCCCAAGCGCGGCTGGATGGCCGGCATCGGCGGCTGCCCGAACGTCGGCGGCATCTGCATCGGCTGCACCATGCCCGGCTTCCCCGACGCGTTCATGCCGTTCATGGACGAGCCGCCCGGCGGAACGCTGTCGTCGATCGCCATCAAGCCGTACGGCGCCGTCATCCGCCGCCTGCGCGGCTTCACCAACGAGCTGGTCAACCACGAGCCCAGATGGCGCCACAACAAGCGGAAGCTCACCAGCGGTTACGACCCGCACTGGCGGCCCTGA
- a CDS encoding MDR family MFS transporter: MKQRADDKHPGTTTPDESDAPPSQLVILGLLLGIVLATLDGTVVGTALPTIVGDLGGLDQLSWVLTAYLLTMAVSTPIWGKLGDLYGRKGSYLASITVFLVGSVLCGLAQDMGQLIAFRALQGVGAGGLFVGALSLIGTLLAPAEAGRAQSLIGVLLPAATIGGPLIGGFLTDQWDWRWVFYVNVPVGVMALALIGFGVRLRGERVRARIDLAGAGLLTVAILALTLLASWAGTTYAWTSPQIIGLGLVSVATLAAFVRVERSAPEPVIPPRLFRDRNFTVAQVLSFVTGAAMLAAASYLPQYMQFVQGMSSTESGLLLIPLMLGMIGAQLAIGRRVSDGGRYRRYPIAGGALTTVGALALLTLRTGTTASAASGLAFVLGVGIGCLMQPTMLITMNSAEPRDMGAASGTQTLLRTIGGSLGVAVLGSVYTNRLAAAVTDRLGADGQRLTGGELTPALLRDLPGPVQDAFRAGVVDGLHGVALGTAALGAVAFAVSWLIREVPLRGRQSS, translated from the coding sequence ATGAAGCAACGTGCGGACGACAAGCACCCCGGAACCACCACACCGGACGAGAGCGATGCCCCGCCTTCCCAACTCGTCATCCTCGGCCTGCTGCTCGGCATCGTGCTCGCCACGCTCGACGGCACCGTCGTCGGCACCGCACTGCCCACCATCGTCGGCGACCTGGGCGGTCTCGACCAGCTGTCCTGGGTGCTCACCGCCTATCTGCTCACCATGGCCGTCTCCACACCGATATGGGGCAAGCTCGGCGATCTGTACGGCCGCAAGGGCAGCTACCTCGCATCCATCACGGTCTTCCTCGTCGGCTCCGTACTGTGCGGACTCGCCCAGGACATGGGGCAGTTGATCGCCTTCCGCGCGCTGCAGGGCGTCGGCGCAGGCGGCCTGTTCGTGGGAGCTCTCTCACTCATCGGCACGCTGCTCGCTCCGGCGGAGGCCGGGCGCGCCCAGTCGCTCATCGGGGTGCTGCTGCCTGCCGCGACGATCGGCGGGCCGCTGATCGGCGGCTTCCTCACCGACCAGTGGGACTGGCGATGGGTGTTCTACGTCAATGTGCCGGTCGGCGTCATGGCGCTCGCCCTGATCGGCTTCGGGGTGCGACTGCGCGGCGAACGCGTCAGGGCGCGGATCGACCTCGCCGGCGCGGGGCTGCTGACCGTTGCGATCCTCGCCCTGACACTGCTAGCGAGCTGGGCAGGAACGACGTACGCCTGGACATCACCGCAGATCATCGGACTCGGCCTGGTGTCCGTGGCGACGCTCGCCGCCTTCGTACGTGTGGAGCGGAGCGCCCCGGAGCCGGTGATCCCGCCCCGGCTGTTCCGCGACCGCAACTTCACGGTGGCGCAGGTCCTCAGCTTCGTCACGGGTGCGGCCATGCTGGCGGCCGCGAGCTATCTGCCGCAGTACATGCAGTTCGTGCAGGGCATGTCGTCCACGGAGAGCGGACTGCTGCTCATCCCGCTGATGCTCGGCATGATCGGCGCGCAGCTCGCCATCGGGCGGCGGGTGAGCGACGGCGGCCGCTACCGCCGCTACCCGATCGCGGGCGGCGCGCTGACCACGGTGGGTGCCCTGGCCCTGCTGACGCTCCGCACCGGCACGACCGCGAGTGCGGCCTCCGGCCTGGCGTTCGTGCTCGGCGTGGGGATCGGCTGCCTGATGCAGCCGACGATGCTGATCACGATGAACAGCGCCGAACCGCGCGACATGGGCGCGGCCAGCGGCACCCAGACACTGCTGCGCACCATCGGCGGCTCGCTCGGCGTCGCAGTCCTCGGTTCCGTCTATACGAACCGTCTCGCCGCCGCCGTCACGGACCGGCTCGGCGCCGACGGGCAGCGACTGACCGGCGGGGAGCTCACTCCCGCGCTGCTGCGGGACCTGCCCGGCCCGGTCCAGGACGCGTTCCGGGCCGGCGTCGTCGACGGCCTGCACGGTGTCGCGCTCGGCACGGCAGCACTGGGCGCTGTGGCGTTCGCGGTGTCCTGGCTGATCCGGGAGGTCCCGCTGCGGGGCAGGCAGTCTTCCTAG
- a CDS encoding NADPH-dependent FMN reductase: MPATIAPLRVAVLVGSTREGRFGPVVTKWLSGHLEQRHDMRADVVDLAETPLPTVFPAFGQQSPPGTEEALALVTPRLAAADAFVFVTPEYNHSYPAPLKNAIDWHNEQWHGKPVAFVSYGGLSGGLRAVEHLRVVMAELNATTIRNTVSFHEAWSRFDESGAVRDPAADTAAKALLDQLAWWGHALRAAKALRSYVA; this comes from the coding sequence ATGCCTGCCACAATCGCGCCACTCCGCGTCGCCGTACTCGTCGGCTCCACCCGCGAGGGCCGCTTCGGGCCCGTCGTGACGAAGTGGCTCAGCGGCCACCTGGAGCAGCGCCACGACATGCGCGCCGATGTCGTCGACCTCGCGGAGACCCCGCTGCCGACGGTGTTCCCGGCCTTCGGCCAGCAGTCGCCGCCCGGCACCGAGGAGGCGCTTGCCCTGGTGACGCCGCGGCTCGCCGCCGCCGATGCGTTCGTGTTCGTCACGCCCGAGTACAACCACAGCTATCCGGCACCCCTCAAGAACGCCATTGACTGGCACAACGAGCAGTGGCACGGCAAGCCGGTCGCGTTCGTCTCGTACGGGGGTCTGTCGGGCGGTCTGCGCGCGGTGGAGCATCTGCGGGTCGTCATGGCCGAGCTGAATGCCACGACCATCCGCAACACGGTCAGCTTCCACGAAGCCTGGAGCCGATTCGACGAGTCCGGCGCTGTCAGGGACCCGGCCGCCGACACCGCCGCGAAGGCGCTGCTCGATCAGCTGGCCTGGTGGGGCCACGCCTTGCGTGCCGCCAAGGCCCTTCGCTCGTACGTCGCCTGA
- a CDS encoding nickel-dependent hydrogenase large subunit, which produces MTTTEARPTGRKPAQIVDMSWDPITRIIGNLGIYTKIDFANREVVECHSTSSLFRGYSVFMKGKDPRDAGFITSRICGICGDNHTTCSDYAQQMAYGVKPPRLAEHIVNLGEAAEYMFDHTIFQDNLVFVDFCEAMVKATNPGLLARAERTDAPRGDIHGYRTIADIMKAFNPFEGEVYKEALKVSRVTREMFCLMEGRHVHPSTLYPGGVGTLPQPTVFTDYLSRLMRVIDFVKKAVAMNDDVFDFFYEALPGYEEVGRRRILLGCWGAFQDPDVVDYRYENMNRWGRAMYVTPGVVVDGELVTNDLVDINLGLRIMLGSSYYEDWVGEEPFVTHDPLGNPVDMRHPWNQTTVPVPQKRDFDGKYSWVMSPRWLDGRTGDHLALDTGGGPLARLWSTALSGLVETPYIKATGHSVRISLPKGETLPETTLEWRIPKWSNTIERDRARPYFVAYAAAMALQFLEEAMGLVRAGDTKVFENFEVPDEAIGCGFHEAVRGVLSHHLVIKDKKIANYHPYPPTPWNASPRDKFGTPGPYEDAVQGQPIFEENGPDDFKGVDIMRTVRSFDPCLPCGVHMYVGKGRTLTTLHSPTYGANHG; this is translated from the coding sequence ATGACCACAACCGAGGCCCGGCCCACGGGACGCAAGCCGGCGCAGATCGTGGACATGTCCTGGGATCCGATCACCCGGATCATCGGCAACCTGGGCATCTACACGAAGATCGACTTCGCCAACCGGGAAGTCGTGGAGTGCCACAGCACCTCGTCGCTCTTCCGCGGCTACTCGGTGTTCATGAAGGGCAAGGACCCCCGGGACGCGGGCTTCATCACCTCGCGCATCTGCGGCATCTGCGGCGACAACCACACCACCTGCTCCGACTACGCCCAGCAGATGGCCTACGGCGTCAAGCCGCCCCGGCTGGCCGAGCACATCGTCAACCTCGGCGAAGCGGCCGAGTACATGTTCGACCACACGATCTTCCAGGACAACCTGGTGTTCGTGGACTTCTGCGAGGCGATGGTCAAGGCCACCAACCCCGGTCTGCTGGCCCGCGCCGAACGCACCGACGCGCCCCGCGGGGACATCCACGGCTACCGCACGATCGCCGACATCATGAAGGCGTTCAACCCGTTCGAGGGCGAGGTCTACAAGGAGGCCCTGAAGGTCAGCCGGGTCACCCGTGAGATGTTCTGCCTGATGGAGGGGCGGCACGTCCACCCCTCCACGCTCTACCCCGGTGGCGTCGGCACGCTGCCGCAGCCGACCGTCTTCACCGACTACCTCAGCCGGCTCATGCGGGTCATCGACTTCGTCAAGAAGGCCGTCGCGATGAACGACGACGTCTTCGACTTCTTCTACGAGGCGCTGCCCGGCTACGAGGAGGTCGGCCGGCGCCGCATCCTGCTGGGCTGCTGGGGCGCCTTCCAGGACCCCGACGTCGTCGACTACCGCTACGAGAACATGAACCGGTGGGGCAGGGCGATGTACGTCACCCCGGGCGTCGTCGTCGACGGCGAGCTGGTCACCAACGACCTCGTCGACATCAACCTCGGCCTGCGCATCATGCTGGGCAGCTCCTACTACGAGGACTGGGTGGGCGAGGAGCCCTTCGTCACCCACGACCCGCTCGGCAACCCGGTCGACATGCGCCACCCGTGGAACCAGACCACCGTCCCGGTGCCGCAGAAGCGCGACTTCGACGGCAAGTACAGCTGGGTGATGAGCCCGCGCTGGCTCGACGGGCGCACCGGGGACCACCTCGCCCTGGACACCGGCGGCGGCCCGCTCGCCCGGCTGTGGTCGACCGCGCTGAGCGGCCTGGTCGAAACCCCGTACATCAAGGCCACCGGCCACAGCGTGCGCATCTCGCTGCCCAAGGGCGAGACGCTGCCGGAGACCACCCTGGAGTGGCGCATCCCGAAGTGGAGCAACACCATCGAACGGGACCGCGCCCGGCCGTACTTCGTCGCCTACGCGGCCGCCATGGCCCTGCAGTTCCTGGAAGAGGCCATGGGGCTGGTGCGGGCCGGCGACACCAAGGTGTTCGAGAACTTCGAGGTGCCGGACGAGGCGATCGGCTGCGGCTTCCACGAGGCGGTGCGCGGTGTCCTCTCCCACCACCTGGTGATCAAGGACAAGAAGATCGCCAACTACCACCCGTACCCGCCCACCCCGTGGAACGCCAGCCCCCGCGACAAGTTCGGCACCCCCGGCCCGTACGAGGACGCCGTCCAGGGGCAGCCGATCTTCGAGGAGAACGGCCCGGACGACTTCAAGGGCGTCGACATCATGCGCACCGTCCGCAGCTTCGACCCGTGTCTGCCGTGCGGGGTGCACATGTACGTCGGCAAGGGCAGGACGCTGACCACCCTGCACTCGCCGACGTACGGAGCGAACCATGGCTGA
- a CDS encoding NifU family protein, whose translation MAEAGAPAGRLADPAVEARLARLDELLEGLEAAPGPITRSAVESVRLLTEVYGEALARVMDLADGQLAERLADDELLGHLLVLHAIHPEPVERRAARAVERLRPAVRERGGDVEWAGVQGEVGQVRLTAGGGCGSGCGGGSADVTAVVREAVLAVAPELTAVEPVQSAAPAFVPLTTLTRRGAR comes from the coding sequence ATGGCTGAGGCCGGGGCCCCCGCCGGGCGGCTCGCGGACCCGGCCGTCGAGGCCCGGCTGGCCCGGCTCGACGAGCTGCTGGAAGGCCTCGAGGCCGCCCCGGGCCCCATCACCCGCTCCGCCGTGGAGTCCGTACGGCTGCTCACCGAGGTCTACGGCGAGGCGCTGGCCCGGGTCATGGACCTCGCGGACGGGCAGCTGGCCGAACGCCTCGCCGACGACGAGCTGTTGGGGCATCTGCTGGTGCTGCACGCCATCCACCCGGAGCCCGTCGAGCGCCGGGCGGCCCGCGCGGTCGAACGGCTGCGGCCCGCGGTGCGGGAACGCGGCGGCGACGTGGAGTGGGCGGGCGTGCAGGGTGAAGTGGGCCAGGTCCGGCTGACGGCGGGCGGCGGTTGCGGTTCCGGGTGCGGCGGAGGGTCGGCCGACGTCACCGCCGTGGTCCGGGAGGCAGTGCTCGCCGTCGCGCCGGAGCTCACCGCCGTGGAGCCGGTGCAGAGCGCCGCTCCGGCATTCGTACCCCTGACCACGCTGACCCGCCGAGGTGCGCGGTGA
- a CDS encoding TetR/AcrR family transcriptional regulator, producing MEKDPETGPARRASDRGRHGRLSRERVLAAALDLVDREGLSALSMRRLGSELGVEAMALYRYASSKDALLDGLVEALYLELEDRLAPASPESAALAEGSGAQGPEWRADLHRIALITYEVCFAHPQVVPLIATRMMAVPLARRPAAVLRDHERVLALLRGAGLDEERTVAVFHAFTAWVLGYVAVELRAMVDNPDEPDPAFRLGLHRMPPQELPTLRAIAPALAERGGPEGLAAGVDAVIDRFVDAE from the coding sequence ATGGAGAAGGACCCCGAAACCGGCCCGGCCAGGCGTGCGAGTGACCGCGGGCGGCACGGCAGGCTCAGTCGGGAGCGGGTGCTTGCCGCCGCCCTGGATCTGGTTGATCGCGAAGGTCTCTCCGCCTTGAGCATGCGTCGCCTGGGATCCGAACTCGGCGTCGAGGCCATGGCCCTGTACCGCTACGCGTCCAGCAAGGACGCGCTCCTGGACGGGCTGGTCGAGGCCCTCTACCTGGAACTGGAGGACCGTCTCGCCCCGGCGTCCCCCGAAAGTGCGGCACTGGCCGAGGGCTCTGGTGCCCAGGGACCCGAGTGGCGGGCCGACCTTCACCGCATCGCCCTGATCACTTACGAGGTCTGCTTCGCTCACCCTCAGGTTGTGCCGCTGATCGCCACGCGCATGATGGCGGTTCCGCTGGCCCGCAGGCCGGCGGCGGTCCTCAGAGACCATGAGCGGGTGCTCGCGCTGCTCCGTGGGGCAGGGCTCGACGAGGAGCGTACCGTCGCCGTCTTCCACGCCTTCACCGCGTGGGTCCTCGGATACGTGGCCGTGGAACTGCGGGCCATGGTCGACAACCCCGACGAGCCGGATCCCGCCTTCCGTCTCGGCCTGCACCGCATGCCGCCCCAGGAGCTGCCCACGCTCCGAGCGATCGCCCCGGCCCTCGCCGAGCGGGGCGGGCCGGAGGGCCTGGCCGCCGGGGTGGACGCGGTGATCGACCGTTTCGTCGACGCGGAGTGA